A genomic window from Lotus japonicus ecotype B-129 chromosome 1, LjGifu_v1.2 includes:
- the LOC130711460 gene encoding glucan endo-1,3-beta-glucosidase 5 yields the protein MARAMFTIWALFLIQILAQGANGAESIPGLGVNWGALASHSLDPSIVVAMLKDNGIKKVKLFDADSWTVSAFSGTDIEVMVGIPNDQLSNFAGSYGDAEDWVQENVTEHLHKGGVNIRYVVVGNEPFLESYNGSYIKATFPAMQNIQKAIDKAGVGDKVKVTTAMNADVYESATNQPSEGDFRSGIHDLMKQIVHFLHEKNSPFLVNIYPFLSLYQNEGFPQEFAFFDSQSSTISDKNAQYSNMFDANLDTLVWALKKAGYPDLRIVVGEVGWPTDGDKNANPNNAKKFYQGFLKKMASKKGTPMRPGPMDVYLFSLFDENLKSIAPGNFERHWGIFGYDGKPKFPIDFSGQGQEKWPVAAKGVRYQEHKWCVLNRDVKNFSLVPDALSYACAGADCTSLGMGCSCGNLDVAGNASYAFNQYYQTRDQSVEACDFNGIANIVTEDPSKGSCVFPIEIESSGEMLRAMHILGSILIGLSLFHVTFM from the exons ATGGCTCGAGCCATGTTCACCATATGGGCACTTTTCTTGATTCAGATCCTAGCTCAAGGTGCCAATGGTGCAGAGAGCATTCCAGGCCTTGGTGTCAATTGGGGTGCACTAGCATCCCACTCTTTGGATCCTAGTATTGTTGTGGCTATGCTGAAGGACAATGGAATCAAAAAGGTTAAACTTTTTGATGCAGATTCTTGGACCGTGAGTGCTTTTTCTGGGACAGATATTGAGGTCATGGTTGGAATTCCTAATGATCAATTGAGTAATTTTGCTGGAAGCTACGGCGATGCAGAGGATTGGGTACAAGAAAATGTTACCGAACATCTTCATAAGGGAGGAGTCAACATCAG ATATGTGGTTGTTGGAAATGAGCCATTCTTGGAAAGTTACAATGGTTCATACATAAAGGCCACATTCCCAGCAATGCAAAACATTCAAAAGGCCATTGATAAAGCTGGTGTTGGTGACAAAGTGAAGGTGACTACAGCTATGAATGCTGATGTTTACGAGTCTGCTACAAACCAACCTTCAGAAGGAGATTTCAGAAGTGGAATTCACGATCTCATGAAACAGATTGTACATTTTCTTCATGAAAAGAATTCACCATTTCTTGTCAACATATACCCTTTCCTCAGTCTCTATCAAAATGAAGGTTTCCCTCAAGAATTTGCATTCTTTGATAGCCAGAGTAGCACAATTAGTGACAAGAATGCACAATATAGTAATATGTTTGATGCAAATTTAGACACACTTGTGTGGGCATTGAAAAAGGCTGGTTACCCTGACTTGAGAATTGTGGTTGGTGAAGTTGGATGGCCAACTGATGGTGACAAAAATGCAAACCCCAACAACGCAAAAAAATTCTACCAAGGGTTCCTAAAGAAAATGGCAAGCAAAAAAGGAACACCAATGCGACCAGGACCTATGGACGTGTACCTATTTTCCCTCTTTGATGAAAACTTGAAGAGCATTGCACCCGGTAACTTCGAGCGTCATTGGGGGATTTTTGGCTACGATGGGAAACCGAAGTTTCCTATAGATTTTTCAGGCCAGGGTCAAGAGAAATGGCCCGTGGCGGCGAAAGGGGTTCGGTACCAAGAGCATAAATGGTGTGTCCTCAACCGCGATGTCAAAAACTTCAGCCTCGTGCCAGATGCGTTGAGCTATGCTTGCGCCGGTGCTGATTGCACAAGCTTAGGAATGGGATGTTCTTGTGGGAACTTGGATGTAGCTGGGAATGCTTCTTATGCTTTCAACCAATATTATCAGACAAGGGACCAAAGCGTTGAGGCGTGTGACTTCAATGGAATTGCCAACATTGTTACGGAGGATCCATCAAAGGGAAGTTGTGTGTTCCCTATAGAAATTGAGAGTAGTGGAGAGATGCTCAGAGCAATGCATATATTGGGAAGCATTTTGATTGGATTATCATTGTTTCATGTAACGTTTATGTAA
- the LOC130711437 gene encoding probable WRKY transcription factor 51: MDYFLGNPNPNPAVNMAPFFSSDFEISDFLALDDVVDHHPESWSQSTETESSEKAAASSDASHGFGDATSTNNNITFDRKCESGVKRNKVEDQVSPRVTFRTRSQLEIMDDGYKWRKYGKKSVKNNPNLRNYYKCSGEGCSVKKRVERDRDDSSYVLTTYDGIHNHESPCTSYYGQMSLVHSNVWAV, from the exons ATGGACTATTTTCTTGGAAACCCTAATCCTAACCCTGCCGTGAACATGGCTCCTTTCTTTTCCTCTGATTTTGAGATATCTGATTTTCTTGCCCTTGATGATGTTGTTGATCATCATCCAGAGTCTTGGTCGCAAAGCACAGAAACAGAATCATCTGAGAAAGCTGCAGCCTCCAGCGATGCCAGTCATGGATTTGGTGATGCAACCTCTACAAACAATAACAT TACTTTTGACAGAAAATGTGAAAGTGGGGTTAAGCGAAACAAGGTGGAAGATCAAGTGAGCCCAAGGGTCACGTTTAGAACCAGATCGCAGCTTGAGATTATGGATGATGGATACAAATGGAGGAAGTATGGGAAGAAGTCAGTCAAGAACAATCCCAATCTCAG GAACTACTACAAGTGTTCAGGTGAGGGATGCAGTGTAAAGAAAAGGGTGGAAAGAGATAGAGACGACTCGAGCTATGTGTTGACAACTTATGATGGTATCCACAATCATGAGAGCCCGTGTACTTCCTATTATGGCCAAATGTCCTTAGTGCATTCTAATGTTTGGGCAGTCTAG